One region of Pseudomonas glycinae genomic DNA includes:
- a CDS encoding ATP-binding protein: protein MSLSPNQAIGFGPYRIHPGQRLVLEGDQPLRLGRRAMDILLILLAHAGEVVSKQQLIAGVWPDSVVEDINLRVHMAALRKALGDGQAGQRYIVTVAQRGYSFVAPVVLQSIEQRPTTANLGRHNLPLRRTRMIGRQSVVDSLMTQLPRQRCITLVGPGGIGKTTVALRVAEQLIGRYRDGIRLLDLAPLKHPGSICSHLAALLDLSLHDSEPMACLINSLRERQMLLVIDNCEHLIDAVAMLSENILRGAPQVHILATSRESLRAEGEYVQRLESLDCPPPIAVLDRDQAMEFSALQLFVERAMAAHEHFEPGNADLPLIIDICRRLDGIPLALELAAAQVAGLGLEGLLSQLQGRLPAGNQTRLGRHETLRATLDWSFNLLNSCEQTGLRRLGVFRGAFTLESAAAVIVGQHIEPNEVFASITQLVAKSLLNVEVGDEEVFYRLLDTTRRYALEKLDQAAELGETRERHAERSLALMYQAQADWENTATEVWIERYARGLEDLRAALEWTLNDEGSRALGVRLTATSAPLWQELSLLKEYGVHVRRALALLASSDEPCPRLEIALKLALGSACYHTWGGTPETIEAFVSARLLAQQHDDMAGQLRAVSGHMAVNLSCGHYRMALEQSEQFESLGVHGDAQLSLSTHRLRVLALHYAGDQHQARIHAEQVIQRMAHSGHLNRFTHGFGVQYDQSVASLTVLARVLWLQGFPEQAWRTARQALDIAVQINHGTSICYTLALASCLIAHYNGDTQNAQALLQLLLEQAQKHSVLLFYTWARHYAQVIDADKSPAIPPADSGLVREIMVTLDPGFVDDALLERAQSGAAGWSTAEILRARAERLLAAESPCHHTVESALQQSLEIARTQGALAWELRSATSLAQLWQRQSRYREAIELLAPVYQRFTEGYATPDLRKVRLLLDELRGQSAA, encoded by the coding sequence TTGAGTCTTTCCCCGAATCAGGCCATCGGTTTCGGCCCCTATCGGATCCACCCCGGCCAGCGGCTGGTGCTTGAAGGCGACCAGCCTTTGCGCCTTGGCCGGCGCGCCATGGACATTCTGCTGATCCTGCTGGCCCATGCCGGCGAGGTCGTGAGCAAGCAGCAGTTGATCGCCGGAGTCTGGCCCGACAGCGTGGTGGAGGACATCAATCTGCGGGTGCACATGGCCGCGCTGCGCAAGGCTCTCGGCGACGGTCAGGCCGGGCAGCGCTACATCGTCACGGTGGCGCAGCGCGGATACAGTTTCGTCGCGCCGGTCGTGCTGCAATCGATTGAACAACGTCCCACCACCGCCAACCTCGGCCGGCATAACCTGCCGCTGCGCCGCACGCGGATGATCGGGCGCCAGTCGGTGGTCGACAGCCTGATGACGCAACTGCCGCGCCAGCGCTGCATCACCCTGGTCGGCCCCGGCGGCATCGGCAAGACCACCGTGGCCCTGCGTGTCGCCGAGCAACTGATCGGCCGTTATCGCGACGGTATTCGTCTGCTGGATCTGGCCCCGCTCAAACATCCGGGCTCGATCTGCTCGCACCTCGCCGCCCTGCTGGACCTTTCGCTGCACGACAGTGAACCGATGGCCTGCCTGATCAACAGCCTGCGCGAGCGGCAGATGCTGCTGGTGATCGATAACTGCGAGCACTTGATCGACGCCGTGGCGATGCTGAGTGAAAACATTCTGCGTGGCGCGCCGCAGGTGCACATTCTGGCCACCAGCCGCGAAAGCCTGCGTGCCGAGGGCGAGTATGTGCAGCGCCTGGAATCCCTCGACTGCCCGCCGCCGATTGCGGTGCTGGACCGCGATCAGGCGATGGAATTCTCCGCGCTGCAGCTGTTCGTCGAACGGGCGATGGCGGCCCACGAACATTTTGAGCCGGGCAACGCTGATCTGCCCTTGATCATCGACATCTGTCGCCGACTGGACGGCATCCCGCTGGCACTGGAACTGGCCGCTGCGCAGGTGGCGGGCCTCGGGCTGGAGGGTTTGCTGAGTCAACTTCAGGGACGCTTGCCGGCGGGCAATCAGACTCGTCTGGGTCGGCATGAAACCCTGCGCGCTACGCTGGACTGGAGCTTCAACCTGCTCAACAGCTGCGAACAGACCGGTCTGCGCCGACTGGGGGTGTTTCGTGGTGCGTTCACGCTGGAGTCCGCGGCGGCGGTCATCGTCGGTCAGCACATCGAGCCGAACGAAGTCTTCGCTTCGATCACGCAACTGGTCGCCAAGTCGCTGCTCAACGTCGAGGTTGGCGATGAAGAAGTGTTCTATCGCCTGCTCGACACCACTCGCCGCTATGCGCTGGAAAAACTCGACCAGGCCGCCGAACTCGGCGAAACCCGCGAACGCCATGCCGAACGCAGCCTGGCGCTGATGTATCAGGCCCAGGCCGATTGGGAGAACACGGCGACTGAAGTCTGGATCGAGCGTTACGCCCGTGGCCTTGAAGACTTGCGGGCGGCCCTTGAGTGGACACTGAATGACGAAGGCTCGCGTGCGCTCGGCGTTCGACTGACGGCGACCTCGGCGCCGTTGTGGCAGGAACTGTCCTTGCTCAAGGAGTACGGCGTTCATGTGCGCCGGGCACTGGCGCTGCTGGCTTCATCCGACGAGCCCTGTCCGCGACTGGAAATCGCCTTGAAACTGGCCCTGGGCAGCGCCTGTTACCACACCTGGGGCGGCACGCCGGAAACCATCGAGGCCTTCGTCAGCGCCCGGCTGCTGGCACAACAGCACGACGACATGGCCGGTCAGTTGCGCGCCGTGTCGGGGCACATGGCGGTCAATCTCAGTTGCGGGCATTACCGGATGGCGCTGGAGCAGAGCGAGCAATTCGAAAGCCTCGGAGTGCACGGCGATGCGCAGCTGTCCCTGAGTACCCACCGCTTGCGGGTGCTCGCGCTGCATTACGCCGGCGATCAGCACCAGGCGCGAATCCACGCCGAACAGGTCATTCAGCGCATGGCCCACAGCGGCCATCTCAACCGCTTCACTCACGGTTTCGGCGTGCAATACGACCAGAGCGTCGCTTCGCTGACCGTCCTTGCCCGTGTGCTGTGGCTGCAAGGTTTCCCCGAGCAAGCCTGGCGTACAGCACGGCAGGCGCTGGACATCGCGGTGCAGATCAATCACGGCACCTCGATCTGCTACACCCTGGCACTCGCTTCGTGCCTGATCGCCCATTACAACGGAGATACACAGAACGCCCAGGCGCTGCTGCAACTGTTGCTCGAACAGGCGCAGAAGCATTCGGTGCTGCTGTTCTACACGTGGGCGCGGCACTACGCGCAGGTGATCGACGCCGACAAATCCCCCGCCATCCCGCCTGCCGACAGCGGTCTGGTCAGGGAAATCATGGTCACGCTGGATCCGGGCTTCGTTGACGATGCCCTGCTTGAACGAGCACAAAGCGGCGCGGCCGGCTGGAGTACTGCGGAGATTTTGCGGGCCCGGGCCGAGCGATTGCTGGCCGCTGAATCGCCCTGTCATCACACGGTCGAAAGCGCCTTGCAGCAATCGCTCGAGATTGCCCGGACTCAAGGTGCCCTGGCCTGGGAGTTGCGCAGCGCGACTTCGCTGGCACAGTTGTGGCAGCGCCAGTCGCGTTATCGTGAGGCTATCGAATTGCTGGCGCCGGTCTACCAGCGCTTCACCGAAGGCTATGCCACCCCGGACTTGCGCAAAGTGCGCTTACTGCTCGACGAACTGCGCGGTCAGTCGGCCGCTTGA
- a CDS encoding ATP-binding protein, with product MNSLNELNSASVLRFGPYAFHLRQRLILEGDRQLRMGGRALDILQVLVERAGQVVSKEQLIALVWPTSVVEEINLRVHIAALRRALGDGENGQRYIINVPQRGYSFVAPVQGDSVTQVVFENLQAPQHNLPARLTPVTGRDSLVGGLVRQLPLSRLLTVTGPAGVGKSTVALRAAELLLQHFRDGVWQVDLSLIDENIPLLDHLLKTLDLDFPTLAARHALLVLDNCDHLHQACRSLLQTLLDAAPRLSILATSREPLRLALEVLQPLPPLTLPKASALNSVAEVMGYSAVQLFVSRARARQHGFSLREQDLETVRDICRRLDGLPLAIELAAAQIDALALVGLQTQLDQGLQVLSHGRRTAVPRHQSMKAALDWSYQRLSEQEQRVLQRLSVFKMAFTLDAAIGVISCAQLPPSTLVGVVEQLAAKSLLTTDRSGGALRYRMLNITRRYAREQLEQGGELNDVERRHARYLGRTRPVSSGRLTAQFVEQ from the coding sequence ATGAACAGCCTCAACGAATTGAACTCGGCGTCGGTCCTGCGTTTCGGGCCGTACGCCTTCCATTTGCGCCAACGGCTGATCCTCGAAGGGGATCGGCAATTGCGCATGGGCGGTCGTGCGCTGGACATTCTGCAAGTGCTGGTCGAGCGCGCCGGCCAGGTGGTCAGCAAAGAACAATTGATCGCGCTGGTGTGGCCGACCTCGGTGGTCGAGGAGATCAACCTGCGGGTACACATCGCCGCGCTGCGCCGGGCCCTCGGAGATGGTGAAAACGGGCAGCGCTACATCATCAATGTGCCGCAACGCGGCTACAGCTTCGTGGCTCCGGTGCAGGGCGACAGCGTCACCCAAGTGGTGTTCGAAAACCTGCAAGCGCCCCAGCACAATTTGCCTGCACGACTGACGCCGGTCACCGGGCGCGATTCACTGGTCGGCGGTCTGGTGCGGCAACTGCCGTTGTCCCGGCTGCTGACGGTGACGGGGCCTGCCGGTGTCGGTAAGAGCACCGTGGCGTTGCGCGCAGCGGAACTGCTGCTGCAACATTTTCGTGACGGCGTGTGGCAGGTGGATCTGTCGCTGATCGATGAAAACATCCCGCTCCTCGATCACTTGCTGAAAACCCTCGACCTCGATTTCCCCACTCTGGCAGCGCGCCATGCCTTGCTGGTGCTGGACAACTGCGATCACCTGCATCAGGCCTGCCGGAGCCTGCTGCAAACATTGCTCGATGCTGCGCCGCGTCTGTCGATCCTGGCCACCAGCCGCGAGCCGTTGCGTCTCGCTCTGGAAGTCCTGCAGCCACTGCCGCCCCTGACCCTTCCCAAAGCCTCGGCCCTCAACAGTGTCGCCGAGGTCATGGGCTATTCGGCGGTGCAGCTGTTTGTCAGTCGTGCCCGCGCCCGTCAACACGGCTTCAGTCTGCGTGAGCAGGATCTGGAAACGGTGCGCGATATCTGTCGCCGGCTCGACGGTCTGCCGCTGGCGATCGAGTTGGCAGCCGCGCAGATCGATGCGCTGGCGCTGGTCGGATTGCAGACGCAACTGGACCAAGGCCTGCAAGTCCTGAGTCACGGTCGCCGCACCGCCGTGCCGCGCCACCAGTCAATGAAGGCTGCGCTGGACTGGAGCTATCAGCGCTTGAGCGAGCAGGAACAGCGCGTGCTGCAGCGGTTGTCGGTGTTCAAGATGGCATTCACCCTGGATGCCGCCATCGGCGTGATCAGTTGCGCACAACTGCCGCCCTCGACGCTGGTGGGCGTGGTCGAACAGTTAGCGGCCAAATCGCTGCTGACAACGGACCGGTCCGGCGGAGCACTGCGCTATCGAATGCTCAACATCACGCGCCGCTATGCCCGCGAACAGCTGGAGCAGGGCGGCGAACTCAATGATGTCGAGCGTCGGCACGCGCGTTACCTGGGCCGTACCCGACCCGTCTCAAGCGGCCGACTGACCGCGCAGTTCGTCGAGCAGTAA
- a CDS encoding GlxA family transcriptional regulator, whose product MKTVAMVLFPDFLLLDMAGPLEVFSVANRYLKPQSHYHLTTLGTERGPLRASNGVLVHTDRHIDEADERYDLLLVPGGPGAYNEKHPPLLAWLQGAVTRAGQYGSICTGAFVLGHAGLLDGYRVTTHWNYTERLIKGFPKANVATDQIFIEDRNLITSGGVTAGIDMALAVVARDHGKKIAQDVAKVLLVVMKRQGGQAQFSPLMAAVAPQETPITRVQNHVLEHLEEAFTVERMASLANMSARHFARVFAREVNMTPMEFLQSARIDCARNLLETSDLPLKTVAYKSGFGSVRHMRFLFGEKLGLTPTQYREQFS is encoded by the coding sequence ATGAAGACCGTGGCCATGGTGCTGTTTCCCGATTTTCTGCTGCTCGACATGGCCGGGCCGCTGGAAGTGTTTTCGGTTGCCAACCGCTACCTGAAACCGCAATCCCACTATCACCTGACCACCCTGGGCACCGAGCGCGGGCCGTTACGTGCGTCCAATGGCGTGCTCGTGCACACCGATCGGCACATCGACGAAGCCGATGAGCGCTACGACTTGCTGCTGGTGCCGGGCGGCCCCGGCGCCTACAACGAAAAACACCCGCCGTTGCTCGCCTGGCTGCAAGGCGCGGTCACGCGCGCCGGGCAATATGGCTCGATCTGTACCGGCGCCTTCGTGCTGGGCCATGCCGGACTGCTCGACGGCTATCGTGTGACCACCCACTGGAATTACACCGAACGCTTGATCAAGGGCTTTCCGAAGGCAAACGTCGCGACCGACCAGATTTTTATTGAAGATCGCAACCTGATCACCTCCGGAGGTGTCACCGCCGGGATCGATATGGCGCTGGCGGTGGTCGCTCGCGATCATGGCAAAAAAATTGCCCAGGACGTGGCCAAGGTGCTGCTGGTCGTCATGAAACGTCAGGGCGGGCAAGCGCAGTTCAGCCCGTTGATGGCGGCAGTGGCGCCCCAGGAAACCCCGATCACCCGGGTGCAGAACCATGTGCTGGAGCACCTTGAAGAAGCTTTTACCGTCGAGCGCATGGCAAGTCTTGCCAACATGAGTGCGCGGCACTTCGCCCGGGTGTTTGCCCGTGAGGTCAACATGACGCCCATGGAATTCCTGCAAAGTGCGCGCATCGATTGCGCGCGTAACCTGCTGGAAACCAGCGATCTGCCGTTGAAAACCGTGGCCTACAAAAGCGGTTTCGGCAGCGTGCGGCACATGCGTTTTCTGTTCGGCGAAAAGCTCGGGCTGACCCCGACGCAGTATCGCGAACAGTTCAGCTAG
- a CDS encoding pirin family protein, with protein MLTLRKASDRGLANHGWLKSFHTFSFASYRDPREQGFSDLLVINDDRVAAGKGFGQHPHRDMEIFSYVLEGALEHKDTLGTGSVIRPGDVQLMSAGSGVAHSEFNHSATKPVHFLQIWIVPDVSGAKPRYQQEHFSEQKKRGRLQLIISPEGSHGSLKVRQDARVYAGLFDGQESATLKLPANRYAYVHVARGSVELNGMQLKEGDGVRVREEQALTLSNGQDAEVLVFDLRPQELPEMP; from the coding sequence ATGCTGACCCTTCGCAAAGCTTCCGACCGTGGTCTGGCCAATCATGGCTGGTTGAAGTCGTTCCACACCTTTTCCTTCGCCAGCTACCGTGACCCGCGTGAACAGGGTTTCTCCGACCTGCTGGTCATCAACGATGACCGCGTCGCCGCTGGCAAAGGCTTCGGCCAGCACCCACACCGTGACATGGAGATTTTTTCTTATGTGCTCGAAGGTGCGCTGGAACACAAGGACACCCTCGGCACCGGTTCGGTGATCCGCCCCGGCGATGTGCAACTGATGAGCGCCGGCAGCGGCGTGGCCCACAGCGAGTTCAACCACTCGGCAACCAAGCCGGTGCACTTTCTGCAGATCTGGATCGTGCCGGACGTCAGCGGCGCGAAACCGCGCTACCAGCAAGAGCACTTCAGCGAACAGAAAAAACGCGGTCGCCTGCAACTGATCATTTCGCCCGAAGGCAGTCACGGCTCGCTGAAAGTACGGCAGGATGCACGGGTGTATGCCGGGCTGTTCGATGGCCAGGAAAGCGCCACTCTCAAGCTGCCTGCCAACCGCTATGCCTATGTGCACGTTGCTCGCGGTAGCGTTGAACTGAACGGCATGCAGTTGAAGGAAGGCGACGGCGTAAGGGTTCGTGAAGAACAGGCACTGACCCTGAGCAATGGCCAGGATGCCGAAGTCCTGGTGTTTGATCTGCGCCCGCAGGAATTGCCGGAAATGCCATGA
- a CDS encoding LysR family transcriptional regulator, whose product MNWDDARVFLAVCRESTLRGAARVLGVDQATVGRRITALEKSLGATLFLRTSEGYALTAVGEAALKSVEKMEHSALELERRIQGLDDRLTGSVRVSTTDSLAIDFLIPAMAQLHEQHPDVRVQLDASTQIISLAKREADIAVRNTRPDNPDLIARRIARWPVGLFASQAYVDSHGVPAPGSAFEGHDLVVYEPYLQGNKDLTLVSEPMTRGRIVAGLSSSLLVRRSIAAGLGVGEIPVYMGERDGLVRLWPERTRPLPYEVWLVTHADLRHTARVRAVIEHIVEAFVLENE is encoded by the coding sequence ATGAACTGGGATGACGCACGGGTATTTCTTGCGGTCTGCCGCGAGTCGACGTTGCGCGGGGCCGCGCGTGTACTGGGCGTGGATCAGGCGACAGTCGGGCGCCGCATCACGGCACTGGAAAAGTCGCTGGGCGCGACCTTGTTCCTGCGCACCTCCGAGGGCTATGCACTGACGGCAGTCGGCGAAGCGGCGCTCAAGTCGGTGGAAAAAATGGAGCATTCGGCGCTGGAGCTGGAGCGGCGTATCCAGGGCCTGGACGACCGCCTGACCGGCAGCGTGCGAGTCAGCACCACCGATTCGCTGGCCATCGACTTTCTGATCCCGGCGATGGCACAGTTGCACGAACAGCATCCGGATGTGCGCGTGCAACTGGACGCCTCCACGCAAATCATCAGCCTGGCCAAACGTGAGGCGGACATCGCTGTGCGCAATACCCGTCCAGACAATCCGGACCTGATCGCCCGGCGCATCGCACGTTGGCCGGTGGGGCTCTTTGCCTCGCAGGCCTATGTCGACAGCCATGGCGTACCGGCACCGGGCAGTGCGTTCGAGGGCCACGATCTGGTGGTCTACGAGCCGTATCTGCAGGGCAACAAGGATCTGACCCTGGTGTCCGAGCCCATGACTCGCGGGCGGATCGTCGCCGGTCTGAGTTCCAGTCTGTTGGTGCGGCGCTCGATTGCCGCCGGTCTGGGTGTAGGAGAAATCCCGGTCTACATGGGCGAGCGTGATGGTCTGGTCAGGCTGTGGCCGGAACGTACGCGGCCGTTACCTTATGAAGTGTGGCTGGTGACCCATGCGGATTTACGCCACACCGCGCGGGTCAGGGCGGTGATCGAACACATTGTCGAAGCGTTTGTGCTGGAAAACGAGTAG
- a CDS encoding YbfB/YjiJ family MFS transporter: MHTSTASPERPDTSVWLAIFAGLCASLVSIGLARFAYTPLIPSLIQAQWFSAHDVVYLGAANLVGYLIGALLGRPLARRLTQRNALRLMMLAVTVAFFACAYPVSVSWYFGWRLLSGIAGGAIMVLVAATVLPHVPAARKGLASGAIFLGIGLGIAGSGTIVPLLLGLGLQATWLGLGALSLALTALSWFGWPSELPHATTATAQLEPVEPTPPAVYLLFAQYAFMAAGLVPAMVFLVDYVARGLGAGAHVGALIWVMYGLGAIVGPVSYGFLADHLGARTGIRLVLVVQAITLGLLAVSHSFLALALLAVVLGSFPPGIVPLALARVHELVPDHHRQQVAWSRATVSFATFQALAGFAYSALFNATGGQHALLFVIAGGAILIALILEHATKLLPSSAEQRCCAE, from the coding sequence ATGCACACTTCAACTGCTTCGCCCGAACGTCCGGACACAAGTGTCTGGCTGGCGATCTTCGCCGGACTCTGCGCCAGCCTGGTCAGCATCGGTCTGGCGCGTTTCGCCTACACACCGCTGATCCCTTCGCTGATTCAGGCGCAGTGGTTTTCCGCCCATGATGTGGTCTATCTCGGCGCGGCCAACCTGGTCGGTTACCTGATCGGCGCTCTCCTTGGCCGACCGCTGGCACGCCGGCTTACCCAGAGAAACGCTCTGCGCCTGATGATGCTAGCGGTGACCGTGGCGTTTTTCGCCTGTGCGTACCCCGTGTCGGTGAGTTGGTATTTCGGCTGGCGCCTGCTGTCGGGAATCGCGGGCGGCGCGATCATGGTGCTGGTGGCCGCGACCGTACTGCCCCATGTACCCGCCGCACGCAAAGGTCTGGCCAGTGGCGCGATTTTCCTCGGCATCGGTCTGGGCATCGCCGGCTCGGGGACGATCGTTCCGCTGCTGTTGGGGCTGGGCCTGCAAGCGACCTGGCTGGGCTTGGGCGCTCTGTCGCTCGCGCTGACGGCATTGAGCTGGTTCGGCTGGCCTTCGGAGCTGCCCCACGCAACCACCGCAACGGCTCAGTTGGAACCGGTCGAGCCGACACCGCCTGCTGTTTATCTGTTGTTTGCCCAGTACGCATTCATGGCTGCCGGGCTGGTACCGGCCATGGTCTTTCTGGTGGATTACGTCGCCCGTGGCCTGGGCGCCGGGGCGCACGTCGGCGCGCTGATCTGGGTCATGTACGGTCTGGGCGCCATCGTCGGCCCGGTGAGTTATGGCTTTCTCGCCGACCATCTCGGCGCGCGGACCGGCATTCGTCTGGTGCTGGTGGTGCAGGCGATCACCCTGGGTTTGCTGGCGGTTTCGCATTCGTTCCTGGCGTTGGCGCTGCTGGCGGTGGTCCTCGGTTCCTTTCCACCGGGCATTGTCCCGCTGGCATTGGCCCGAGTGCATGAACTGGTGCCGGATCACCATCGCCAACAGGTGGCGTGGAGCCGGGCCACAGTGTCGTTCGCCACGTTTCAGGCGCTGGCGGGCTTCGCCTATTCGGCGCTGTTCAACGCCACGGGCGGACAGCATGCGCTGCTCTTCGTGATAGCCGGCGGTGCCATCTTGATCGCTCTGATACTTGAGCACGCCACGAAATTGCTGCCCTCCTCCGCAGAACAACGCTGCTGCGCCGAATGA
- a CDS encoding NAD(P)H-quinone oxidoreductase, translating to MTLPNEMTRIEITEPGGPEVLQSRRVPLPVAAEGEVLIRVHAAGVNRPDALQRAGKYPMKPGMNPIPGLEVAGEVVAIGSGVSTFAVGDRVCALTNGGGYAEYCTVPAGQTLPIPDGLDWIQAAAIPETFFTVWANLFGLGGASRGQRALIHGGTSGIGTTALILCREFGIEAFATAGSADKCAAIRNLGGDAINYREQEFAAVIAEKTAGQGVNVILDIMGGSYLNGNISALGMDGRLVMLGFLGGARANDIDLLAILGKRAVVTGSLLRARTSAEKAAIADQLREHVWPVLAAGRCLPIIDKVYPLADAAKAHAHMEAGDHIGKIVLKID from the coding sequence ATGACGTTGCCCAATGAAATGACCCGAATCGAAATCACCGAACCGGGTGGGCCCGAGGTTCTGCAATCCCGACGCGTGCCGCTGCCGGTCGCCGCAGAAGGCGAAGTTCTGATCCGCGTGCACGCCGCCGGCGTCAATCGCCCGGACGCCCTGCAACGCGCCGGCAAATACCCGATGAAGCCCGGCATGAACCCGATTCCGGGCCTTGAAGTGGCCGGCGAGGTCGTGGCGATCGGCAGCGGTGTCAGCACATTCGCGGTCGGTGACCGGGTGTGTGCGCTGACCAATGGCGGCGGTTACGCCGAATACTGCACGGTCCCGGCCGGCCAGACTCTGCCAATTCCCGACGGGCTCGACTGGATTCAGGCTGCGGCTATTCCTGAAACCTTTTTCACGGTGTGGGCCAACCTGTTCGGCCTCGGCGGCGCCAGCCGTGGTCAGCGCGCCTTGATCCACGGCGGCACCAGCGGCATCGGCACCACCGCGCTCATACTGTGCCGCGAGTTTGGCATCGAAGCTTTCGCCACCGCCGGCAGCGCCGATAAATGTGCAGCGATCCGCAATCTGGGCGGCGACGCGATCAACTACCGGGAACAGGAGTTCGCCGCGGTCATCGCCGAGAAAACCGCCGGCCAGGGCGTGAATGTGATCCTCGATATCATGGGCGGCTCTTACCTCAACGGGAACATCAGCGCATTGGGCATGGATGGGCGGTTGGTGATGCTCGGGTTTCTCGGTGGCGCGCGGGCCAATGACATTGACCTGCTGGCGATCCTCGGCAAGCGTGCGGTGGTCACCGGTTCCCTGCTTCGCGCGCGTACCTCGGCGGAAAAGGCCGCCATCGCCGATCAATTGCGCGAACACGTCTGGCCGGTGCTGGCCGCCGGACGCTGCCTGCCGATCATCGACAAGGTCTACCCGCTCGCCGACGCAGCCAAGGCCCATGCGCACATGGAAGCGGGCGACCACATTGGCAAGATCGTGCTGAAGATCGACTGA
- a CDS encoding alpha/beta hydrolase: protein MFLAFMTRPRRRRLAFACMAALIVGVPASCAVLEHTERKLLFRIEPGTAGWYHGLPGSVQELDLQPKSFKAGQNIHAWWWPAERADAPAILYLHGVRWNLTGQLFRIEQLRAAGYSVLAIDYRGFGQSHGDLPSESTVYEDARVAWERFQLLQPDPNKRLIYGHSLGGAVAIDLAAELGRDATRNHTPLPVRGLVIESTFTSLADVAAAVANTSLPVRWLLSQKFDSIDKIAEIHMPLLVVHGLADAFVPSRFSEQLFAAARQPKRLLLVPGATHNNSMALGGQNYRKAIDALMQTRPAARVAGAAVQKNPRDS, encoded by the coding sequence ATGTTCCTGGCCTTCATGACCCGACCTCGACGCCGCCGTCTGGCGTTCGCCTGCATGGCTGCCCTGATCGTCGGCGTGCCGGCGAGTTGTGCCGTGCTGGAACACACCGAACGCAAGCTGTTGTTTCGCATCGAACCGGGCACCGCCGGCTGGTATCACGGCTTGCCCGGCAGCGTGCAGGAACTCGACCTGCAACCAAAAAGCTTCAAGGCCGGGCAAAACATTCACGCCTGGTGGTGGCCGGCGGAGCGCGCCGATGCACCGGCCATCCTCTATCTGCATGGCGTGCGCTGGAACCTCACCGGGCAGCTGTTCCGTATCGAGCAATTGCGCGCGGCAGGTTATTCGGTATTGGCCATCGACTATCGCGGCTTCGGCCAGAGCCACGGCGATCTGCCGTCGGAAAGCACGGTGTACGAAGATGCGCGCGTGGCCTGGGAACGCTTCCAGCTGTTGCAACCCGATCCGAACAAACGCCTGATCTACGGGCATTCATTGGGTGGCGCGGTCGCCATCGATCTGGCTGCCGAACTCGGTCGCGACGCCACCAGAAACCACACCCCACTGCCGGTGCGCGGACTGGTCATCGAATCCACGTTCACCTCATTGGCGGATGTCGCGGCTGCCGTGGCCAACACCTCCCTTCCGGTGCGTTGGTTGCTGTCGCAGAAATTCGACTCCATCGACAAGATCGCCGAGATTCACATGCCTCTGCTGGTGGTGCACGGCCTGGCCGACGCCTTCGTGCCGTCACGCTTCAGCGAGCAACTGTTCGCCGCCGCCCGGCAGCCGAAACGCCTGCTGCTGGTGCCCGGCGCAACACACAACAACAGCATGGCGCTGGGCGGACAGAACTATCGCAAGGCGATTGATGCGCTGATGCAAACCCGACCTGCCGCCCGGGTGGCCGGCGCTGCGGTACAGAAGAACCCGCGCGATTCCTGA
- a CDS encoding VOC family protein, producing MKINPYLIFNGDCRAAFTFYEQCLQGKLEAMMTFGETPAAEHVPKEHHNLIIHTCLKVGDQMLMASDTTPDRPTQGMSGCSISLNVDSIAEAERVFNALARDGRVDMPLEATFWAARFGMLVDRFGVSWMVNCETDK from the coding sequence ATGAAAATCAACCCGTACCTGATCTTCAACGGCGACTGCCGCGCGGCCTTCACGTTTTACGAGCAATGCCTGCAAGGCAAGCTCGAAGCGATGATGACCTTCGGCGAAACGCCAGCCGCCGAACATGTCCCCAAAGAGCACCACAACCTGATCATCCACACCTGCCTGAAAGTTGGCGATCAGATGTTGATGGCCTCGGATACCACACCCGACCGCCCGACCCAGGGCATGAGCGGTTGCTCGATTTCGCTGAATGTCGACAGCATCGCCGAGGCCGAACGGGTGTTTAACGCCCTGGCCAGGGACGGTCGTGTCGACATGCCGCTGGAAGCCACCTTCTGGGCAGCGCGCTTCGGCATGCTGGTGGATCGTTTTGGTGTGTCGTGGATGGTCAATTGCGAAACTGACAAGTGA